The DNA window GAATCGATAATACGGATAAGGCTATTTTGAATATTCTTATGAAGGATGCCCGCAAACCCTACAGTGAAATAGCCAGGCTCGTCCATGTTTCTCCAGGAACAGTTCATGTGAGGATGCACAAAATGGAAGAAGCGGGAATCGTAAAGGACTCAAAGCTCTTTATTGACTATGCCAAATTGGGTATAGATATTACTTCTTTTATCGGTATCCATCTTGAAAAAAGCGCTTTATTTAAGAATGTTAAAAACGATCTTGAAAAAGTCGAGGAAATCACCAATCTATTTTACACCACGGGTATTTACGGATTACTCGCTTTAATCCGATGCAGGGACACGGCCCATCTCCGGGAAATTGTACAGGACAAAATTCAGTCTATAAAAGGTATTCAGAGAACAGAAACAATGATCAGTTTGGAAGAAAGTATATCCAGGCCATATTTACTTCGCTGAACGCATATCTTCAATGTTTGCTCCCGGATAGGGCCATATCCATTCTGCATGTCTGAAATGATCCCAATCTACATGCGCCATATCGTAATCAGACTTAAATAAGGGATATGCTTTACCTCCATTTAAGGTGACCCATCCCCGAATAAATATACTGATGTCCTGGCCGGAATATTCTTTTTTTATAATCTGAACAAACTGCCACATCATATCCGGGTGGGTCGCAACGCGAACATATTGTTTTGGTGTTAAATAATCCAAGGGTTGTACTACTTTTCGCTGGCCGGATTCATTGTCAATTACGTTGATATGCATTCTTCCCTGTTTGGTTCTCAACATCATTCTCCAAGACATTCTATGCCCTTCTTCGGTCCAGTTGACATCCCCTTCAATAAAATGATGACGTATAGGCAAAATCAATTGAATTGCGAACCAAAGGGTGAATGACATTAAAATCAATCTTTGATTGGAAGTACTTATATGCAGGTTATTGCTTTGTTCAAATTTGGGGTAAATATTTCGCCTTCGATTCAAAAATGTGCGAAGTTCCCGGCCATTATAGAAAAATAGCAATAAGGCCAAAGCCATGTATGGAAAAACGCCAATTTGAAAAACAACGGAGTTAAACAAATGAAAAAAGAAAGCTACAAATACAGCGTATTTTCGAGTTTTTCTCCAGAGTAAAGCGGGAACAACAAGAAAGTCAAAGACGATGCCTCCCCATGAAATAATTATCTGAAACCAATGTTGACTTAGCAAAGGTCCAAGTATGGGGTAATCGTATTTTGAAAGAAATAACTGTTCTACAGAATTGTATCCTACCCAATCCGTATTCCATTTTGCCACACTAGCATAGATATAAAATATGGCACTTTGCAAAATGAAAACCCAAATTATTCCCCGGATACAAACATTGGATTGAATCTTTGGATTGTATTTTGCATCGAGTGAAAAGGAGCGGTTGGCGGGAAGAAAGATTTGAATAAATGTCAGCAGGACCATTAAATAATAATGATTATTATAATTAGTCTTTTGCATCAAATAGGCGCCGGACCAAAGCAGGAAATAGGCAATTGCAGCAAGTCTGTATTTCCAGCCCAGCATGATCATGAGTCCAAAGAGGCCCATGATGAAAAAATAATAATACATGCCATTTCCCGGCAGAGGAGAAAGAAAATCAAATGGAATAAATACGAAGGTGTGTTTCGGAATAATATAAGCCCTGGCCACCCAACCGGTGAGAATGGCCCCAAAACCCTCAGCTGCCAATAAAAATCCAAAAGCAACCCTGAAAAGCGCCAGAGGAGCTATATCTACATTTTCAAAAAATCTGTTTTTATAAATTTCCAGTCCTGCCACCGTCAACGGGTATGTTTATTCCATTAATATAAGCAGCCGAACTTGTGCAAAGAAAGGCAATGGCCTGCGCGACCTCTTTTGGTTCGGCAAATCGTCCTGCAGGAATTTCACTTTTTAGCTCATCCATAATTTCCTCTTCAGATTTTGAAGCTTTATTGGATTTTCTTGAAATTATAGCATCTAGTCGTTGCGTTTGTGTTGCGCCCGGTAAAACATTATTTACGGTAATTCCATATTCACCCAATTCCATTGAAAGCGTTTTGGCCCAATTGGCCACGGCACCCCGAATGGTATTTGAAACGCCAAGACCGGGAATGGGTTGTTTTACAGATGTAGATATGATATTTACAATTCGGCCATAACCAGAGTTTCGCATCAGGGGCGCAAGGTTTTGAGCCAGAATTTGATTACAGATTAAATGCGCGTTAAAAGCAATTCTAAAATCCTCGAGTTCCGCATCAATGGCTTTGCCGGCAGGAGGGCCTCCTGTATTGTTGATGAGTATTTCCCAGGTATTAAATTCTTTTAGATAACTCTTTAAATTCTTTTCCAAACCTGAGGGATCCATAAAATCTGCTACAATATAATTATGGGGCAATTCGGGGCAACTCGGCAATCCCTGCACCATATTTTTGAGTGCTTCTTCATTTCTGGCAATGAGGGTGACATGTGCGCCCATTTCTGCCAGTTCGATGGCAGTTGATTTTCCTATTCCCTGACTGCTTCCACAGACTATTGCTTTTTTGCCTTTAAGATTTAAATCAATCATTTTTAATTCCTTTTACAATTTCAAATCTAATTGTTATTTATTTTTTATTTTGGAGATATACAAATTCATTTCTCATGGCTATTAGCAGACCCTTTAATCTACAAAAATGGATCGATGAAAACAGGCACATTCTCAAACCTCCTGTTGGTAATAAAAATTTATACGCCGATGCCGGAGATTATATTGTAATGATCGTCGGTGGACCGAATGCACGAAAAGACTATCACTATAATGAAACCGAAGAGTTGTTCTACCAGCTGGAAGGCGATATCAATGTCAGAATACAGGAAGATGGAAAAGCGGTGGATATTCCGATAAAAGCCGGTGAGATGTTTCTATTGCCGGCAAAGGTGCCGCATTCCCCTATGCGAAGCGAAGGTTCAGTGGGTTTGGTCGTAGAATTGAAAAGAGAAAGTGCCAAAGACGGTTTGTTATGGTTTTGCGATAACTGCAATAATAAATTGCATGAAACTTATTTCACTCTTCACAATATTGAGAAGGACTTTTTACCAAGGTTTAAGGAATTCTATGCCTCCAAAGAAATGAGAACCTGTGATAAATGCGGTACAGTGATGGAAGCGGATGACAGGTTTGTATAAAGCAAGAATTAATAATGGAGAATGGAAAATTTTCAATGCATAGTTCCATTTTATCTATTTAAGCTTCACACAGCCAGATAACATCTACATACATTTACTGAAAAAATACTTTTCTGTTTTAATAATATTGAATGAAGATAGGTCGCACAAATTGTGATACCACTTCAATTATGAACGTAGTTAAGGCAGAAAGAGAAATTGCAAACCAGATTCTAATTTTAAGAGGTCAGAAGGTTCTTTTGGATATTTATCTTTCTCCGCTTTATGAGATAGAAACAAGAGTTCTTAAGCAACAAGTAAAACGAAATTTCAATCGATTCCCTGATGATTTTATGTTAGAACTTAACGATAAAGAAACTGAATTAATGGTATCACAAAATGTGATACCTCATAAGGGTGTTTTGGGTGGTGCAAAACCAATGGCATTTACAGAACAAGGTATAGCTATGCTTTCCGGTGTATTAAATAGCAAAAGAGCGATCGATGTCAATATAGCTATTATGAGAACCTTTGTTCACTTGAGAAAAATGTTTTTAGAAAATAAAGAATTAAACCAAAGAATTGCTGAACTCGAAAAGAAATACGATGAACAATTTCAAAGTGTTTTCGAAGCAATTAAACAATTAATAAATAATAAAAGTGAGCCAAGAAAGTCCATAGGTTTCAAAGTCAAAAATTCGTAATTCTTAATTCGTAATTTTCAATTCACCAAAAGCTTCCCATTAACAACCCCCCTCTCATTCTCAATTCTGTAGATATAGACACCTTCATTCCAGGAGGAAACATCTAAAAGCTCGGATTTTGAATCAATTTTTATAGAACGAATTTTTACACCTCTGATATCGAAGATCTGTATTATTCCTTCGGCTCTTTCTGAAAATTCGAAATTGATTTGGCTGCTGGCCGGATTGGGGTAGACTTTTAATGAATTATATTCTTCTTCATTAATTCCACTAACAACAGAAATAGTATCTGAATAATCCACACAACCATAATAATTACTCAATTCAGCATGATAATTTCCGCTTCCGATGAGTTTAATTTTGTTACTATTGGCCCCGGGGATCAATTGGTTGTTTCGGTACCATTGGACATTTAAATTTTCATTATTTATACCGATACTATCATTATCCTTTGAAATGGTTGATTCAAATTTGAAATATTGACAGTTGATAATATTTGCTATTAAATATTGTTGTTGCTGTGGATTATTAATAATTGAAATTGTATCAATAACTGATAAAGAATCAGTTATTTTCTTAGAGACTAATTGTGATCCGACATTATAAGAATTTAACTCAAACCTTACGTTTGTAGATACATTTGATGTTAGTTTCAAACTATCCATATCAATTATTGAAATACTAAAGAGAGAATTATTAAAATCACTATTATTCAAAGCAATTCCATTTGGATGAATCCATAAATCAGAAATTACTTCTCCATCCACTAGAAATTGTTGACCCATTCTACTTACTTGTGAACCTCCAAAAGCCACACCACTTGTCGTTGGACTCATAATACCGTTAGGATATTTATAATAACCTAAATGCTGCGGGCCAGAATAGGAGTTATTAGCTGGGAATAGGTTTTCTATGCTGTCGTTAAACTCAAAATTTAGCGGGGCTCCTTTTGAACCATAATTAAATGAAGATATTGGAACACCTAGCGGGGCAGAAAAATTT is part of the Hyphobacterium sp. CCMP332 genome and encodes:
- a CDS encoding AsnC family transcriptional regulator, which codes for MDDFYRIDNTDKAILNILMKDARKPYSEIARLVHVSPGTVHVRMHKMEEAGIVKDSKLFIDYAKLGIDITSFIGIHLEKSALFKNVKNDLEKVEEITNLFYTTGIYGLLALIRCRDTAHLREIVQDKIQSIKGIQRTETMISLEESISRPYLLR
- a CDS encoding T9SS type A sorting domain-containing protein, whose translation is MTSINYKLFIYLLLFILLPVYGLSQFNYSIQSIHYQNLNATSLYLGEEDVFGNKFLLFSHPGQLNFPNDTIISDNVPYASVSFLKVDPIGNLLWFYNHQGLAFYNDIIKTNESISLLGRFDDFLSWGNDTIFEENDQGFSDFQYFLVNFSYSGNFKNLNALPKAINEIFDIAVDGNDILITGLFDNFLVYGQDSLIEDSISNVSNYSDAFICRLDSFGNIIDGVNLGSSASEVYAGMDFNPFSKKLLYSGYYFQAPNINPNLSINSLAYILLDSGLNLISSRNFSAPLGVPISSFNYGSKGAPLNFEFNDSIENLFPANNSYSGPQHLGYYKYPNGIMSPTTSGVAFGGSQVSRMGQQFLVDGEVISDLWIHPNGIALNNSDFNNSLFSISIIDMDSLKLTSNVSTNVRFELNSYNVGSQLVSKKITDSLSVIDTISIINNPQQQQYLIANIINCQYFKFESTISKDNDSIGINNENLNVQWYRNNQLIPGANSNKIKLIGSGNYHAELSNYYGCVDYSDTISVVSGINEEEYNSLKVYPNPASSQINFEFSERAEGIIQIFDIRGVKIRSIKIDSKSELLDVSSWNEGVYIYRIENERGVVNGKLLVN
- a CDS encoding SDR family oxidoreductase, producing the protein MDLNLKGKKAIVCGSSQGIGKSTAIELAEMGAHVTLIARNEEALKNMVQGLPSCPELPHNYIVADFMDPSGLEKNLKSYLKEFNTWEILINNTGGPPAGKAIDAELEDFRIAFNAHLICNQILAQNLAPLMRNSGYGRIVNIISTSVKQPIPGLGVSNTIRGAVANWAKTLSMELGEYGITVNNVLPGATQTQRLDAIISRKSNKASKSEEEIMDELKSEIPAGRFAEPKEVAQAIAFLCTSSAAYINGINIPVDGGRTGNL
- a CDS encoding 3-hydroxyanthranilate 3,4-dioxygenase, which gives rise to MAISRPFNLQKWIDENRHILKPPVGNKNLYADAGDYIVMIVGGPNARKDYHYNETEELFYQLEGDINVRIQEDGKAVDIPIKAGEMFLLPAKVPHSPMRSEGSVGLVVELKRESAKDGLLWFCDNCNNKLHETYFTLHNIEKDFLPRFKEFYASKEMRTCDKCGTVMEADDRFV
- a CDS encoding ORF6N domain-containing protein, which gives rise to MNVVKAEREIANQILILRGQKVLLDIYLSPLYEIETRVLKQQVKRNFNRFPDDFMLELNDKETELMVSQNVIPHKGVLGGAKPMAFTEQGIAMLSGVLNSKRAIDVNIAIMRTFVHLRKMFLENKELNQRIAELEKKYDEQFQSVFEAIKQLINNKSEPRKSIGFKVKNS
- a CDS encoding HTTM domain-containing protein is translated as MAGLEIYKNRFFENVDIAPLALFRVAFGFLLAAEGFGAILTGWVARAYIIPKHTFVFIPFDFLSPLPGNGMYYYFFIMGLFGLMIMLGWKYRLAAIAYFLLWSGAYLMQKTNYNNHYYLMVLLTFIQIFLPANRSFSLDAKYNPKIQSNVCIRGIIWVFILQSAIFYIYASVAKWNTDWVGYNSVEQLFLSKYDYPILGPLLSQHWFQIIISWGGIVFDFLVVPALLWRKTRKYAVFVAFFFHLFNSVVFQIGVFPYMALALLLFFYNGRELRTFLNRRRNIYPKFEQSNNLHISTSNQRLILMSFTLWFAIQLILPIRHHFIEGDVNWTEEGHRMSWRMMLRTKQGRMHINVIDNESGQRKVVQPLDYLTPKQYVRVATHPDMMWQFVQIIKKEYSGQDISIFIRGWVTLNGGKAYPLFKSDYDMAHVDWDHFRHAEWIWPYPGANIEDMRSAK